The following are encoded together in the Variovorax sp. PBS-H4 genome:
- the trpD gene encoding anthranilate phosphoribosyltransferase, which produces MSITPQEALQRTIEHREVFHDEMLHIVRLIMSGECSPVMMAALITGLRVKKETIGEITAAAQVMREVSTKVPVADTRHLVDIVGTGGDGSHTFNISTCAMFVAAAAGAKVSKHGGRSVSSKSGSADVLESLGVNINLKPEQIAKCIADVGIGFMFAPNHHPAMKNVAPVRKELGIKTIFNILGPLTNPAGAPNILMGVFHPDLVGIQVRALQRLGAEHALVVYGRDGMDEISLGAATMVGELKNGEVREYELHPEDFGFAMSSNRTLRVETPEQSKAMLLGVLDNQPGPARDIVILNAGAALYAADLVDSMEGGIARARAALESGAAKAKLAELVQITNAA; this is translated from the coding sequence ATGTCCATCACCCCACAGGAAGCCCTGCAGCGCACCATTGAGCATCGCGAGGTGTTCCATGACGAGATGCTGCACATCGTGCGTCTGATCATGAGCGGCGAGTGCTCGCCGGTGATGATGGCGGCCCTCATCACCGGCCTGCGCGTCAAGAAGGAAACCATCGGCGAGATCACCGCTGCCGCGCAAGTGATGCGCGAGGTCTCGACCAAGGTTCCGGTGGCGGACACCCGCCACCTGGTCGACATCGTGGGCACCGGCGGTGACGGCTCGCACACCTTCAACATCTCGACCTGCGCGATGTTCGTGGCTGCCGCCGCGGGCGCCAAGGTCAGCAAGCACGGTGGCCGCAGCGTGAGCAGCAAGTCCGGCAGCGCCGATGTGCTGGAGTCGCTGGGCGTCAACATCAACCTGAAGCCCGAGCAGATCGCGAAGTGCATCGCGGACGTGGGCATCGGCTTCATGTTCGCGCCCAATCACCATCCGGCCATGAAAAACGTCGCGCCGGTGCGCAAGGAACTGGGCATCAAGACCATCTTCAACATCCTCGGGCCCCTCACCAACCCGGCCGGCGCGCCGAACATCCTGATGGGCGTGTTCCATCCGGACCTGGTTGGCATCCAGGTGCGCGCGCTGCAGCGGTTGGGCGCGGAGCACGCGCTGGTGGTCTACGGGCGCGACGGCATGGACGAGATCTCGCTCGGCGCAGCCACCATGGTTGGCGAACTGAAGAACGGCGAGGTGCGCGAGTACGAACTGCATCCGGAGGACTTCGGCTTCGCCATGTCGAGCAACCGCACGCTGCGCGTCGAGACCCCCGAGCAATCGAAAGCGATGCTGCTGGGCGTGCTGGACAACCAGCCGGGGCCAGCGCGTGACATCGTGATTCTCAATGCGGGGGCGGCACTCTACGCGGCCGACCTGGTCGACTCGATGGAGGGCGGGATCGCGCGCGCCCGTGCAGCACTGGAGTCGGGAGCGGCGAAGGCCAAGCTGGCCGAACTGGTCCAGATAACCAACGCCGCCTGA
- the ltaE gene encoding low-specificity L-threonine aldolase: MSHPLVDLRSDTVTRPTAAMREAMLQAPLGDDVFGDDPSVNALQSQIAGMLGFEAALFVPTGTQSNFCGILAHCQRGDEYIVGQMAHCYRWEGGGAAVFGSVQPQPLDHQPDGTLALEDIAAAIKPDDAHFARTRLLALENTLGGKLLPFDYVEQATQLAHRKGLARHLDGARLFNAAVAQAAQRGTAARDEVRRIAGCFDSVSVCFSKGLGAPVGSALCGSRELIARAHRIRKMAGGGMRQAGMLAAAASHALQHHVDRLAEDHALARRLADGLAGIAGLQVEAPQTNLLFVDLVGEAQARSADLLAHLKREGVLATGLYRLRFATHLDVDGDGIDHAIAAIRSFFYA; this comes from the coding sequence ATGAGCCATCCCCTGGTCGACCTGCGCAGCGACACCGTCACCCGGCCCACCGCGGCGATGCGCGAGGCCATGCTTCAGGCGCCGCTGGGCGACGACGTGTTCGGCGACGATCCGAGCGTCAACGCGCTGCAGTCGCAGATTGCCGGAATGCTGGGGTTCGAGGCGGCGCTGTTCGTGCCCACGGGGACGCAGAGCAACTTTTGCGGCATCCTGGCCCACTGTCAGCGCGGCGACGAGTACATCGTGGGCCAGATGGCGCACTGCTACCGCTGGGAAGGTGGTGGCGCAGCGGTGTTCGGCAGCGTGCAGCCGCAGCCGCTGGACCATCAGCCGGACGGCACGCTGGCCCTGGAGGACATCGCTGCCGCGATCAAGCCCGATGACGCGCACTTCGCCCGCACCCGCCTGCTGGCGCTGGAGAACACGCTGGGCGGCAAGCTGCTGCCCTTCGACTATGTGGAGCAGGCCACGCAGCTCGCGCACCGCAAGGGTCTCGCGCGGCATCTCGATGGCGCCCGCCTCTTCAACGCGGCGGTCGCGCAGGCGGCGCAGCGCGGCACCGCTGCGCGAGACGAGGTGCGGCGCATCGCCGGGTGTTTCGACAGTGTGTCGGTCTGCTTCAGCAAGGGCCTCGGCGCGCCGGTCGGTTCGGCGCTGTGCGGATCTCGCGAACTGATCGCGCGCGCCCACCGCATCCGCAAGATGGCCGGCGGCGGCATGCGCCAGGCCGGGATGCTCGCCGCCGCGGCATCGCATGCGTTGCAGCATCACGTCGATCGCCTCGCGGAGGACCACGCACTGGCGCGCCGCCTCGCTGATGGCCTGGCAGGAATTGCCGGGCTGCAGGTGGAGGCGCCGCAGACCAACCTGCTCTTCGTCGATCTCGTGGGCGAGGCACAGGCACGCTCCGCCGACCTGCTGGCGCACCTGAAGCGCGAGGGCGTCCTTGCCACCGGTCTGTACCGCCTGCGTTTCGCGACGCACCTGGACGTCGACGGCGACGGCATCGACCACGCCATTGCCGCCATACGGAGCTTTTTCTATGCCTGA
- a CDS encoding anthranilate synthase component II, with amino-acid sequence MKLLMIDNYDSFTYNLVQYFGELGAEVEVHRNDEITVEEVGERIAAGVGRLVISPGPCSPAEAGISVAAIKAFAGTLPILGVCLGHQAIGAAFGARIVRAQQLMHGKTSEITTTREGVFAGLPEKFVVNRYHSLSIERDSCPGELKRTAWTEDGEIMGVRHTGFAQAVRIEGVQFHPESILTEHGHAMLRNFLE; translated from the coding sequence ATGAAACTGCTGATGATCGACAACTACGACAGCTTCACCTACAACCTCGTCCAGTATTTCGGCGAGCTGGGTGCGGAGGTGGAAGTGCACCGCAACGACGAGATCACAGTCGAAGAGGTGGGGGAGCGCATTGCCGCTGGCGTCGGGCGGCTGGTGATCTCACCCGGGCCGTGTTCGCCGGCCGAAGCCGGCATCTCGGTGGCGGCGATCAAGGCGTTTGCCGGAACGCTGCCGATTCTTGGCGTGTGCCTGGGCCATCAGGCGATCGGCGCCGCCTTCGGCGCCCGCATCGTGCGTGCGCAGCAGCTCATGCACGGCAAGACCAGCGAGATCACGACAACGCGCGAGGGCGTGTTCGCGGGGTTGCCCGAGAAGTTCGTGGTCAACCGCTACCACTCGCTGTCGATCGAGCGCGACTCATGCCCGGGCGAGCTCAAGCGCACGGCCTGGACCGAGGACGGCGAGATCATGGGCGTGCGCCACACCGGTTTTGCGCAGGCGGTGCGCATCGAGGGCGTGCAGTTCCATCCCGAATCCATCCTCACCGAGCACGGCCATGCCATGCTCAGGAACTTCCTGGAGTGA